cataaaatatttaaagagcATTTTTACCTCACAAAAACAGCATAAACAGcaatttataatatttttttttatataaattctCTTGTTGGAAACATCTAGTGGGCCAAATCAAAACTTTTCCCGCAGGCAAACTTTTGACAGCCCTGTCCAAGAGCATTATGGGAACTGTAGTTCTAAAACTTGGAGCAGGATTATTAGTGGGGGGGTCACTCATGGACTCACCCCTTTAGCAGCAGACTGAAGACCTCGTCCTCAGTGGCTCTTTGTCTCTGTCGGTCTCCCAGCATCCGGACACTGGCCCAGCTCACcactccttcctcttcctcctcttcctcctcttccaccttCCCCCCACCTGTGCGTGGTTTTGGGGAAGCGTCGGCAGGGCTGAAACTGGAGTTTCCCAGGAAGCTGCGGTTACTCCCAAATGCCGAATCCACCTCCTCGGCTGTCTCCGCCTCGGCCTCTGCCCGCATCACCTGTACAGGAATAATCCATTCATCAAACATAAATATTAACCCTAAAAATGTATAATCTTATTTTCCACgtcctgatcataactaccaaatattcattttcagtttgtttacacactaaaaactgtACTAAATGTTAATTTGTATAGTTTGTGCAggaaaccatggaaacagcaggTCTTTGTCctaaacatgagaaaatgtcaaTTTGctggaaaatagtaaaaaagtTAAATTATGATCCAGATGTGAAGCTGAGATCAGAGAAAGATACAGATACAAAGATCTTCCAGACGAGATGAACAAGTTGAATCACCTCGTCCAGGTCGGTCTCCCTGTAGCACCGCAGCGGCACGGCGTCCAGGTCCGTCTCGGAGTATTTGATCGTTTGGCGGATGATGCCCGTCTTGGGGGTGAAGCCTTGAGGGTCGTGGGTCACCAGCTCCACCTCAATCTGCTGCACCTTGTGATGCGACAACTTTGGAGAATTGCTGTCCCGCCCcctcctctgattggctggtttcagatggagggaggagggaggggtggggcTGGTTGAGCCGCTGGTTGGAGGCGTCGTGGGCGGAGCTTCTGCAGGAGAAAAGAGGCGTGTTGATGTTTAATGTCTGAAGTCCTGAAGATCACAAGAGGTGTAACACAGGGTTCACTAGGACGTATTTCATTTTTACAAACAATATTGGAAAGAACATCCAGCAAAGATACATTTCTATGCAGAtgatacagttatatatatatatatatatatatatatatatatatttatttatttatttatttatttatattaggAAAAGCCACCAGTCCCTCCAGTAAATTATCTTTAAATAAATTGTTGCTTCTTTATGTCAATTGTTTTCAGCTGTACAGCCATTTTCTTTGAGcattaaatcacaatttaaATAAGCATTTTCAATAAGAAATCCTTGCATTTGACTATTAAAGAATTCTGACCAACATATGTAGTAAtctaatgtaaaaataaacttgGGATATTTCATTGAATCCAAAATAAATTCTGCTTCACTCGTGTTTAgtctaaataaaaacaggaagtgagtagtggtagtagtgtaGTAATACTTAGAGTAGATACTGTACAAAGTGTAAGAGCTGTACGAGCTGATGTTAAGCTTCAGATAATTGGCTTAAAAAGACCGAAAGCTCCTGAAGCTGCTTGTTTACTTCACTGAGAGCATACACTATACAAGACAATTGTCAGCAGTAAAAGGTTTacagaacactttttttttttttacaacactgAAGGTGTGACACTGTTTGGgaataacacaataaaactGTTTGTATTAATTGCTTATAAACTGATCTATAAAGCTTTATTAtacaaaaagcacaaatgtatatctctaataataacacaaaaatctatttaaataaaaaggtatacacaataagatatataataaaaaaaagtcttcaAATGGTCCAATCAGTCAACAGTGTgtttcacaacctggcaacccaaaaaAAATCTCCTTTTGCTTCGAATGTTTATATCCGCCAAGGAAGTCATGTTTTCGGTTCAGTTTGACTGCAGGATCACGGAAAAACCTCTCGCTcgattttcatgaaatttgGTAGAAAGTTGTAGAATGGGCCCAGGAAGAAGCTATTAAATGTTGACgtggatacacacattatttttgactgtcgctaacattgtgagatagggcgtttggccttggcggaggtctgcgcccTTCTactcctttctttttttgttttatgtactttgttaccaaaatgtaaacatccaTAAGAAGATAACTGAATACAAATTAAAACTGTACCTTTACTGCAGCGGCTCTCCTCCGTCTGGCCTCCAAACAGGAACTCCCACTTGGCTCGGGCGATCTTCTGCGACCGCGAGGACGGAGTCGCTATAGACGCCGAGCCGCCGTCCGACTGCATgaggagaaacagaaataaTCTATAACTAGAAATGATAGCAATTAGTGCAcatatgtttctatgtttgaccTTCTCTGAATTGTAACAAACTAACCCAACAAAGATTTTTTTGTAGTTTGATGCACACTGCACATTCACTTAATGAGAATTAATATTTCAAGTAGTTTAAGATTTAAAGTCTCTCAGCTCTACAGGAAAGTAGAAATGCATTCAACAAGACTTTAAACGGCATCAAAAACTACGTTAAGTCACTTTAAAATCACATATAAGTGATATGGTtcagagaaaatagaaaaagttttaattattttggcaataaaagaaaagtggtATATCCAACAATCCAAGAGAAACTGTTTTTGTAAACATTCAACGACATATCCCGTTAGTCTCAGACCCAGAAGAGATTGCAAAGTCTCATGGGAAGATTCTTAGGGGTGAATTCACTAAAGGATTCGGTGGCTTTTGCAGACACTAAACCTGcataagacaaaaagaaactcaTTCTCTGTGATACttgcaaaatatttaaattagatGCTCTTCTATAGTTCTGCCAACAAAGGAgacatttatactttgccacATCAATTATTGCAATCAGGCccaaaaaagggaaaatgcaCTCAGCTGGGACCTTGAGACGGGGCACATAGTGAGGCACAAATCATGGAGCTATCAGCGGCCAAAATCCAAACTTCGTGTGTAACAATGATGAGGCTGATGATAGAAACCCTCCATGATGAACAAatacacagaagaaaagaaactaaATCACAGGTGGGGAAGAACTTTGGATTTCTGCTCCAGGGTTAGCTCCTCACACAACATACAACGAAACCATCACCACCCTCCCACCCAGCCAACCTGCATCCCTGAGCCGGTGTCTGCCGTATCGTGGCTGGACTGGCTCGAGGTTTCGGGGGAGGGACTGTCGTTTCTGTCAAGCTGGGAGTCTCCCATGCTGCCCGTTACTCCACTGGAGCTTTGAGAGGATATCCCAGCAGCCCCGCTGTGATCCTGAACCTCCTCCCTATCGTCCTTGGACACACTTATAACTGGCGTCTGATACTCATGCAATGACGTCTTTATTCCTTTGTCACCTCCGACCTTCCTATCATATTCCTCTTTGCTTGGAGTATACTCTTTAGAGGTTGACTGTCTGTAGATTTCTTCACAGAGTTCATCCCCATCCTGGATTTGTCCAGCCTCCGTGGACTGCTGGTGCCCGGGGGTCCAGCTAACAGGCAATGCTTCTGTGTTTTGGCCAGAGAGAAATCTCCTGGAGAGTTCAGGGCTGTCCCTAAGTGATCTGTCAAAGAGGTCATCATACTGCTTCCACTCAAAACCAGGCGTTTTGTGGTCTCCAGTGTACTGTGGCGGCTGGTAGCGGTGCAAGGCAGACACGTCCTTGGTGGGGGATGAAACCTGTTTATGCCGTGGGTCCAAAACTGGTGATTGAGAGGTGGCTGCACGGTGCAACCTAGCCGGCAAGGCTGGAGCTGATGGTGAAGACGGGCCTTTCTGGGATAAGAGCGGTGAGACATGTCCTTGTCTGGTTTGAGGTATTGCTTTGTCTGTTTTCCATTGGTGGTCGGCCTGTAGAGGTTCAGGGGAGCTTCGCCCATGAAGAGTGGCATACGGTTGAGATTCTCTCAGGAATAACCCTCCCATCTTGGGACTCTCAGACATCAGGGACTCAGTTTGAGAGGATGTTGGAGAGGGAGTTCGCCTTTCAGCAAACATGGTGGATATTTTGGTAGCCTCCACAGCTAACTTACAAGCCACTTTAGCATTTAAGGATTGGGAGAGGCTCCTCCTGCCATAAGTAGGGCTGACTGCATCACTGGCTCGGCTACTGCAGCGTGACAACTTGTAGTGAGTCTTGTTGGATAAGTGTTCATTATTACTGTAGTGTAGACTGTCTGTAGCATTATGACTGGTGTTGGTGATGTTAGTACTATAACTACTATTACCACTGTGTTGGGGCTTCCGACTAGCTTGATAGCCTGTCCTGAAATGGGTGCTGGTGGAGAACATGCTCGTTGGGATCTCATGCTGGATGTCTGTGGGTCTTCCCGCAGGTAACGGTGGGTGAAATTTACTAGACAACCTGGGGCTCTCGTCCCCCATGCCCACCCATGGCCTCTGCTGACTCTGGGGCGAGCCATGAGAGCGAAGAGTTGAGGTTGGAGCCACTGAGTGGGAGGAGAACCCAGAGTGTGCAGACAGGTGGTCAGAGGCAGGACTTCTGGGTAGTCCATTCACCAAGCTACAGCAGATTCCCCTGTCCCGCTCCAGGAGCTGGGCCTTTGATGGTAGGGTGCGGGTGCTACGGGACAGCACAGGCGACCCCCCCCAGGATCGGCAGCGAGAGGACTGCAAGTGCTGTGGCAGCGTTGGGCTGTAATTCTCTGGGCAGTAACCAGCCAATCTGTGCCTAAGTTCTGGGGAGCCAAACTCCTCCATGGTCCTGTAGGTGGCATCTCTGGCAACTGCATCTGGGGTAGCCCTCTGCAGGTTAGGCGAGCCCTGTGGGGACTCATTCGGGTAGGGGTGACGAGGGTAAGGGTCACCCTGCTCTGGCTGCCCATTGTCCCACAGGGGGTCACTCAGCCTTTTCCGGAGTTGACCAGGGAGCAGCTGCCCCTCTAATCTGTTAAGAGGATTGCCCAAATCACTTTGGCGCACAGAGGTACCGTGGGTGTGAACGTTAGCTTTCTCTATGTAGCCAAAAGTCACCACAGATGTCTTCCCCTCCACAACCCCCACCCCTGGGACCTTGTAGGACCTGCGGTTAATGGTAGGCGTGGTGGGTACAGTCAGCATTCCAGAAGATGTGGAAGATGGGGAGATAAGCATCCTTCCCCGGTAGGGATCCATGTCAGAGGAACATGTGCGTCCCAATGAGCCATGCTGGCATGGATCTGTTGTTCCAAGGACCTGGAGTAACTGACCGCAACTGTCATGCAACACATCCTGCCGGTGGAACCGGGTGGGAGACCCTGTAGCATCAGGGTTTTGGAGTTGAAAGCTGACCGAGTGCCTGGAGGAAGACTTTGAGGGGGATAAGTTGTGGCTTCCAATCCCAGTTTGGTCCTGAGAGACTGGGGGAAGTCGGTTGGGGCTTGAGCTTCTCTGGGAGTGAGGGAGGACATCTGGGCACTGAAGCATCAGATGAGCAGTCCCATCATCTCTTATTCCTGAcaccttcccttcctcctcAGCAACAGACCTCACCTCAACATAGAGGTGGAGGACTTTACCTGCCTGAGACATCTTGACACTTTAGCCACCTAAATGCCCTGATCGTCCTTTTTCCTTGGACCTTCGCTATTTGTACAAAGGGTCCCTCGGCCTCCTGGTACCCAGTAAAGTACCAAACTGTTTGACGAAGATCAGAGGTGTAACTGGACTACCAGATCTGTCCTCCATCTGCTCATTGTCTCTTCAACCTGCAACaggaagcagagacagagacaaagttAATATTACAAAGTTAATCATCTACAGACATTCATAAGAAACTGGAAAACAGAGAATCTCTAAACTTAAATGtcttcaacacacacagcacatttcatcaaaaagaaaagaaaacagatggcAATAGATAGAAACAAGATTATTTACAAAGTACAGTGGAGTTACAGAAAAGTGTGCTGAAAGTTAAAATCTTCTTCCTACCCTCCTAAGTCCAGTACTCTCTCACACATTCAAACAAcattcaaacacagacaggctcaaAATAAACCATATATTAACCTTTCTTTTAGTTATCTTTTTGTAGAATCAATAGCTGTTAACGTTAACAGAAAGTAGTCCTTGTACTATTATGCCTCCAGGTAAATGtcattattgtgttttaaagtgtaaCTAAAGATGTTCCACCCTTATACCCATGGACTAGGGAACGCATCTGAGGGAcatgtgcatttaaaaagacataGGCCTATACTACTGATGTGAGTATTGAGTAGTTACAGAACACTACTTTAGCCAGATGCCAGGATGAAGTGACTGATGTGGCGGTTAAAAAATTGCCTGAGGTTTTGCAGTACTAAAAACAGCCACCTACACACGCACCCTCTACACAGAACAAGCAGTGCATGTGATAGGTAACTGTCAAACTGCGTCGCAGCACTTGTGGAAGTTGGTGATGGTGAACAATGACAATTGTTTGGGTCGTTTAAAGTACAAGTTATAAGAGCCTGAAAAGTATAAAAGCCTGAATTATATCAGACACCACAAGTCACTGCGGCCGACGCTGTGCTCCATAAACCTTGTGGGAGTTGATCAAGTTCGACCCTAAACACTTCAACAGTCTGTGAATCTTCTATGTAGGTCAACTAGTGTGCTCAGACAAACTGTTTCCCTGCTACCACCAgaaatcatgttttattcatcccAGGCAGAGAGAAAGTCAAACACTACGGACAGACACATTTGTAGTGTTGAAGCAGGAGAAACGTAGGAAATCTGGGCATTAAAATCAGTTTTGGTTTGAAGAAAGTAAAGTTCTGGATGACGCAATGACCATTTTCACTGTACGGAAGTATTCAATTCAAATCACTTTCAGAGTATCATTCGGTCCAAGGCTAACCAATAGTTAGTTAATACAATATTGCGTTGTTGTTTATTGCCTTGCCTTATATTCTAGTGTACATACTTtggatgttttatgttttaagggtCCTATCAAAGGTTTTAATGGTCACTGAGGAGGTTTTAGCAGTCCTAAAAGGGGTCTTAGTGGTCTTTTAGAAGATTTAGGAGTCATTTAAGATGTTTTAGTTGTCACTGAAGAGGTTCTAGTGGCCCTTTAGGAAGTCCAGGAGTCTTGTCGGATGTTATAAGGGTGCTTTAGGTTGTTCTATAGGTCCTTCGAGAGGTTTTACTTGTCATTGAGGAGAACCCAGGGCACTTTAGGAGGTTCTGATGGCCcttgaagaggttttttttaAGAGTCTTTAAGAAGAGATTTTAAGGGTCCTTTCAGTGGTTGAACACCAGTGGAAGTAACGGGCAAAACAAACCTcgtcaaaacaacaaatatctTTTGAAAGAATTCGTCCCTCCAGTAGAGTTCTGCAGGCTTGGAGAATATATGGAGAACGAGGAGAACTGAAGCTGTTCTGAAAGCTGTTGGTGGAAAAGCACTTTAGGTTGGCAAACAATACCAAGAACCCTCCAAGACATTctcttttaaacattaaaatatcttTGTTGTCTTTGCATAGTCATGTTGGACCTAAAAGACTGACTGCATCAAGCCTCGACAGGGAGACAAACAGGACTCTAAAAAAGGACTTTTAAAAAAGAGGCTTGGAGTTTTCTTGGTATTTTGGTTTACATGTGACTTTATAAAAAGAGCACCAAACTATTTGTGTCCAGGAACAACTCCTCCccaaacattttacactttaGGTTTGACTTTCATTTGTCCCCATCTGTAAATGAAGTAAGTTGTAAATAAAAAGTCTGCTACTCTGGACCTTTAAGGCCACTTGTGTCCTTATCCTCCACGGTGGTAATTACATGTCCAATTATGTCTTTGGCCGTCGTCCAACATGGAGGCAGGAACATGTGGGCCGGCAGGCTCCAAGTCACACACGAGAGTTTGTTTATTAATAGATGAGTTAAAGTAGCTTGGAGGGCGTTCAGGTGAGAACAGCCATCGTCTGATCTGCAGGTTCTCCCAACAAAAGACgttttttaattcatattttgtttgttgttctatCGCttcatgtttgaccctgttcacctgtagtgtgtacaacatgtatgactctgttcacctgtagtgtgtacaacatgtatgaccctgttcacctgtagtgtgtacaacatgtatgaccctgttcacctgtagtgtgtacaacatgtatgtctgttcacctgtagtgtgtacaacatgtatgaccctgttcacctgtagtgtgtacaacatgtatgactctgttcacctgtagtgtgtacaacatgtatgactctgttcacctgtagtgtgtacaacatgtatgactctgttcacctgtagtgtgtacaacatgtatgactctgttcacctgtagtgtgtacaacatgtatgaccctgttcacctgtagtgtgtacaacatgtatgaccctgttcacctgtagtgtgtacaacatgtatgactctgttcacctgtagtgtatacaacatgtatgaccctgttcacctgtagtgtgtacaacatgtatgaccctgttcacctgtagtgtgtacaacatgtatgactctgttcacctgtagtgtgtacaacatgtatgactctgttcacctgtagtgtgtacaacatgtatgactctgttcacctgtagtgtgtacaacatgtatgaccctgttcacctgtagtgtgtacaacatgtatgactctgttcacctgtagtgtgtacaacatgtatgactctgttcacct
This DNA window, taken from Cottoperca gobio unplaced genomic scaffold, fCotGob3.1 fCotGob3_209arrow_ctg1, whole genome shotgun sequence, encodes the following:
- the LOC115004882 gene encoding uncharacterized protein LOC115004882 → MSQAGKVLHLYVEVRSVAEEEGKVSGIRDDGTAHLMLQCPDVLPHSQRSSSPNRLPPVSQDQTGIGSHNLSPSKSSSRHSVSFQLQNPDATGSPTRFHRQDVLHDSCGQLLQVLGTTDPCQHGSLGRTCSSDMDPYRGRMLISPSSTSSGMLTVPTTPTINRRSYKVPGVGVVEGKTSVVTFGYIEKANVHTHGTSVRQSDLGNPLNRLEGQLLPGQLRKRLSDPLWDNGQPEQGDPYPRHPYPNESPQGSPNLQRATPDAVARDATYRTMEEFGSPELRHRLAGYCPENYSPTLPQHLQSSRCRSWGGSPVLSRSTRTLPSKAQLLERDRGICCSLVNGLPRSPASDHLSAHSGFSSHSVAPTSTLRSHGSPQSQQRPWVGMGDESPRLSSKFHPPLPAGRPTDIQHEIPTSMFSTSTHFRTGYQASRKPQHSGNSSYSTNITNTSHNATDSLHYSNNEHLSNKTHYKLSRCSSRASDAVSPTYGRRSLSQSLNAKVACKLAVEATKISTMFAERRTPSPTSSQTESLMSESPKMGGLFLRESQPYATLHGRSSPEPLQADHQWKTDKAIPQTRQGHVSPLLSQKGPSSPSAPALPARLHRAATSQSPVLDPRHKQVSSPTKDVSALHRYQPPQYTGDHKTPGFEWKQYDDLFDRSLRDSPELSRRFLSGQNTEALPVSWTPGHQQSTEAGQIQDGDELCEEIYRQSTSKEYTPSKEEYDRKVGGDKGIKTSLHEYQTPVISVSKDDREEVQDHSGAAGISSQSSSGVTGSMGDSQLDRNDSPSPETSSQSSHDTADTGSGMQSDGGSASIATPSSRSQKIARAKWEFLFGGQTEESRCSKEAPPTTPPTSGSTSPTPPSSLHLKPANQRRGRDSNSPKLSHHKVQQIEVELVTHDPQGFTPKTGIIRQTIKYSETDLDAVPLRCYRETDLDEVMRAEAEAETAEEVDSAFGSNRSFLGNSSFSPADASPKPRTGGGKVEEEEEEEEEGVVSWASVRMLGDRQRQRATEDEVFSLLLKGPLATSDSHGGLKSPISISSPRRPSDSNLDSFSRHFESIMESHRAKGTSYSSLDSVDLLTSGSTSVFTFDLPTLTPEIQSQICDSAKQIMELSFAPLAHPDPSAPSETSLSEITFSASGARLRGGSKDDPGPPVRSKSEKESWRCSVLKDGFRKASSAPSLHSSPRERSVNRPPELLYPQADVAERLALGGSDEALANGTKADLQAAKRLAKRLYNLDGFRKSDVARHLGKNNDFSQMVAEEYLSNFNFSGLTIDQALRTFLTQFALMGETQERERVLAQFSRRYRQSNPESLTTEDSIHTLTCAVMLLNTDLHGNNVGKRMSCSQFITNLEGLNNGKDFPKDLLKTLYSSIKNEKLQWTM